The window CGCCAATACCCTGACCCCGGCGAATCTCGACGAGATGGTGAGAAAACTGTCGGCGATCGGGGACGACGTCAAGAAGTTCACCGAAACGCTCTCCTCCACCTTCGGCACGGAGGAGGGGAAGAAGGCGCTCGGGGACATCCTTCGCGATGTCCAGGCCACGACCGCGGTTCTACGGACCATCGTGACCGGGAACGAACAGCATTTTGAGCGTATCGTGGCGAATATCGACCGGCTCTCCGCGGACCTCTCCGACATCTCATCGGCGAACAAGCAGGACGTCCGCGCGACGATCGCCAACCTCCGGGCGTTATCCGACACGCTGAAAAGCGAGACGCCGGCGCTGGTGCGCAAGCTCGAGGAGATGAGCCGGGGGGTGAGCGGCGTCGTCGCGGACAACCGCGAGAACCTGAAGGAGAGCATCCAGAACCTCAAGACGGCCTCCGCGCGCCTCGACAACACGCTGGACGCCGCAGGGAAGGTGATGGCCAAGATCGACCGAGGCGAGGGGACCCTCGGAATGCTCGTCAACGACAACTCGGTCCGCGGATCCCTCACCGACACCCTCGAGGGGATCAACAAGTACGTCCGGAAGACGGAGCAGTTAAAGGTGTTCGTCGACTACCGGCTGGAGTGGCTGGAGGGGCCCTCCGCGTTCAAGAACTACGCGAACCTCCGGCTCCAGCCGACGGCGGACAAGTATTACATGATCGGAGTGGTGGACAACCCGCGCGGGAAGTTCAGCTTCAGCGAATCGACAGTCACCGTCAACGGCACGCCGACGACGATTTCCGAGGAGAAGTTCGACAGAAAGCTGCTATTCTCCGCCCTGATCGCCAAGAAATTCTCCGGTCTCACGGTGAAGGGCGGCGTGATCGAATCCTCCGGCGGTCTGGGCGTGGACTACGAACTCCTTAAGAACCGGCTGACGGTCGGGGCGGACGCCTGGGATTTCACTCGCAAGGACCTCTCCAGCAAATCCCTGCCCCCGCATTTGAAGCTGTACGGCAACTATGATATCGTCAAAAACCTTTTCGTGACCGCCGGTGTAGACGATGCGCTCGCGAGAGAGAGGAACCTGCGGACCCTGTTCCTCGGCTTCGGGATCAAGTTCGCCGACGAGGACCTCAAGTCCCTCCTGGGGGCCGTTTCCGTCAGGCCGTGACAACGTACTCCGATCCGCAAATTCCGCGATGCGATACGAAAGAAGGGAACCAGGCCATGGCGAGAATCCATCGGGCGATCGTCAGCGTATCCGACAAGACCGGCGTGGCGCAGTTCTGCGCCGCGCTCTCCCGTCTCGGCGTCGAGCTGTACGCCTCGGGGGGGACGGCAAAGCTGCTGCGGGAGAAGAAGGTCCCGGTGCGCCTCATCGAAGAGTACACCGGGTTCCCCGAGATGCTGGATGGGCGGGTGAAGACCCTGAACCCGAAGATCCACGGCGGGCTCCTCGCCCTGCGCGGGAATCCGGCGCACATGAAGACGATCGGCGAACACGGGATCGTGCCGTTCGACATGCTG is drawn from Candidatus Deferrimicrobium sp. and contains these coding sequences:
- a CDS encoding MlaD family protein — encoded protein: MSKEARVGIFVLLGLLILTFFTFKVSKWGLIAEKGYRLTVDFDSAAGLEPKSDVKMAGVPIGKVEEIQLVRNRARLVLRIHQEVRIPIDSVATIQTQGLLGEKYVEILPGRDVQRNLPAGGQVANTLTPANLDEMVRKLSAIGDDVKKFTETLSSTFGTEEGKKALGDILRDVQATTAVLRTIVTGNEQHFERIVANIDRLSADLSDISSANKQDVRATIANLRALSDTLKSETPALVRKLEEMSRGVSGVVADNRENLKESIQNLKTASARLDNTLDAAGKVMAKIDRGEGTLGMLVNDNSVRGSLTDTLEGINKYVRKTEQLKVFVDYRLEWLEGPSAFKNYANLRLQPTADKYYMIGVVDNPRGKFSFSESTVTVNGTPTTISEEKFDRKLLFSALIAKKFSGLTVKGGVIESSGGLGVDYELLKNRLTVGADAWDFTRKDLSSKSLPPHLKLYGNYDIVKNLFVTAGVDDALARERNLRTLFLGFGIKFADEDLKSLLGAVSVRP